A region from the Benincasa hispida cultivar B227 chromosome 12, ASM972705v1, whole genome shotgun sequence genome encodes:
- the LOC120068544 gene encoding probable membrane-associated kinase regulator 1: protein MGKRTAKSSRSQTLPSSPSHSFSSSSSSDFEFTISVSPRQASTALCPADELFYKGQLLPLHLSPRLSMVRTLILASSSTSSSSDTNSTTASRDSTGSSTESHSSFSSDIVLLADCDSSRPSSVTEDEEFRARFGINTTKNHNNNSNPNLQNPIRKSKYFSLSRFSSVFRKESTKNNPEVEAVTGSHVKRISSSAKEVFRKYLNKVKPLYGKISQKQQQEWKTKTNRSGKDDKLSDMEFSVNNSGKESRSALSHSFSGNLRYPRRRNIASSCPSSIRSSPSHSGILSSRTGLSSMYPTNRIGTMTNCSSNTSSMEELQSAIQGAIAHCKNSMVESKRRTTTTMSNEI from the coding sequence ATGGGGAAACGAACGGCGAAAAGTTCGAGATCCCAAACGTTACCGTCATCACCGTCGCATTCTTTCTCCTCCTCTTCATCCTCCGATTTCGAATTCACCATCTCCGTTTCTCCTCGTCAAGCCTCCACCGCGCTCTGTCCCGCCGATGAACTTTTCTACAAAGGTCAGTTGCTTCCTCTCCATCTCTCTCCTCGTCTCTCCATGGTTAGAACGCTCATTCTCGCTTCCTCCAGTACATCGTCTTCTTCCGACACTAATAGCACCACCGCGTCGCGCGATTCCACCGGAAGTTCCACTGAGTCTCACTCCTCCTTCAGTAGCGACATCGTGCTTCTTGCCGATTGCGATTCCTCCAGGCCTAGCTCCGTCACGGAAGACGAAGAGTTTAGAGCACGATTCGGTATCAATACGACTAAGAATCACAACAACAATTCCAATCCTAATTTACAGAATCCGATCAGGAAGAGTAAATACTTCTCCCTATCGAGATTTTCTTCCGTGTTTAGAAAAGAATCGACGAAGAATAATCCTGAGGTTGAAGCTGTAACTGGATCTCACGTTAAAAGAATCAGCTCATCTGCGAAAGAAGTATTCCGGAAGTATTTGAATAAAGTAAAGCCGTTATACGGCAAGATTTCACAAAAACAGCAACAGGAATGGAAGACTAAGACAAATAGATCTGGTAAGGACGATAAATTATCAGATATGGAATTTTCAGTCAATAACTCCGGAAAAGAAAGCAGATCAGCTCTATCACACTCATTTTCCGGTAATTTGAGATATCCGAGAAGAAGAAATATTGCGTCGAGTTGTCCGTCGTCGATTAGATCATCGCCAAGCCATTCCGGCATTCTATCTTCTCGGACCGGATTATCGAGCATGTATCCAACTAATAGAATCGGAACGATGACAAACTGCAGCAGCAACACGTCGTCAATGGAGGAATTGCAGAGCGCGATTCAAGGTGCAATCGCTCACTGCAAAAACTCCATGGTGGAAAGCAAGAGGAGGACAACGACGACGATGAGTAACGAGATTTGA